ACAATTAATGATGAATAGATTGGAAGATGACAGAATGCTTTTGGAAGATGACACAATTATTTGACTGTTGTAGCTAAGTTACCTTCCGGTGCTAGCTCTTGCGTCATCCCTTTTCCAATTCATTTTGTATGTCATTTATGGGAATTTTTTTTGCTGGGAACGGGCCGCACGCTGCCTCTTTTAGGGCCCCTCTTTAGATTGTGACACGTCGCCTTCCGCACGCATCTTAAAGCTGCCTAGAATCCCCTCATCAGTAAATAGGTATCTGTGCTGTACCTGGACGTAtcgaaaggaaaaaaaaggatgATACGTACGTTCTATCCGTAGGCCTTCATATTAGCCGGACAATCTGGAAGATCTCATTACTTGCAACGAACGAAAATAGATAACTAAAGTGCAATGACTTCAAAGTAAAGCACACCCGATCAACTTGTGCGTAATGCACAAAGTAGCAACCCTAACTggagagaaccaacctgaggttgggtggttaggagggtggttgtacccccagcccaccagagttcaaatctcagatttgacatctgtgtgtctcattaaggcggaatattcattcagtgggaggcgacgttcccgtcgacagcgaggcgccagtggtgacttcgtcaatttcaagatccccgccggctcagtctttcggaggtgctcataggggtagggtgtgcgtgtgtgcgttcatgggggtgagtgtatgcgcgtgtatgtgagcgtctgcgttgtactgtgtttctcaaaaagaaAATAGATAACTAAAATAGattgctattgtagagaaaagacGGAACCAGGTGAATAGCGATCTGGAAACTACTCGCCACCGCAGCTAGCTCCGCCGTCTGGCAATCAGACGTTGCCGCAGCTGTAGTGCTAATGTCCAACGATCAGGAGGTGACCACAGTAGTTGAGATCGCCGATGTGCAGTGCAACGCTGCTGTCGCTGGTTGTGAGGTGATCACAGGAGGCGATACCGTCGATGTTCTGCACAACGCCGCTACTGCTGGTGGTGAGGTGGACACAGGATCCGATGTCTCCAATGTCCAGTACAACGCTGCTGCCGCTGGCGCGCAGCCGGTTTCTTCCTTCACAGTAGACTCATCCCACGATCATGTTGCcatggccacctcgtcgccccttgCCGGCGACAAGACAATTCACGCGCCAGATGTACGGGCTTCCACGTTCACGGCGATCGAATCGAGCTCAAATCTGTCCACCTTGAAAGCTTCATCTACAATGGCAAACTCCAATGAGGTACAAAACTGATCTATGTATTGGTGCAAACAATGTCATGATTTATTCGTAGAAATTAAGTTTAAATATATTTGAATGTAGGTCCATGGTACTAGTTCTGAATAACTTGTTCCTAAAATTGGAATGGCTTTCAAGTCAGAGGAGGATGCATCCCTTTTCCTGTTGAAGCTAAGTTACCTTCCTGTGCTCTTGGGTCATCCCTTTTCCAATTCATTTTGTACGTCATTTATCATCATCCGGCTCGAGCAAGAAAGAAAATGTAGAGCTGCCCCGCTAAGAGAAGAAAAAGGGCATGGCCTCTAGTGCTCACGTTCCTCCGGCCTTCCACTAGCGATCTTCCACAATCCTCTATCCATGCAACACTGGAATTTAGCTTCAAGACACGTGGGCCTGTAGACCGCTCTTTTTGCCTTTGTGACCTGTAAAGCTCCGCGCTGCGTCTGCGTCTAGTTGGACTTGAAACTTGTCAAGTTCTGAAGCTGTAACGATAGCCGCTATCATTCACGGGAAGCACGAAGGAGACAGCTAAATCTCAATATTACAAACATGAAATTAATGGCACAAGGCAATCAAATCACACATTCAATTACTGTTTTTATTTTCATAGATCTATCGATCTATCTAACACAGGTCACACGGCAAGATCCACAGGTATCCTGCTTGCTACAAGTACAACAAGAAAAAGATCACCATGGCCACGACGGTGAGGTGCTCGGCGTCGGCGTTCACCTTGCGCAGAGGCGACTCCTCCTTATCCGCGGCCATGGCCGCAGCGGTGCAGTCGGTGGAGGCCCTCCTGGCTGCGATCATGTTGTCCTCGTATGCCTGCTTCTGCCCCGTGGCAAGTGCGTGGATGGCGCTATGCATCGCGTTGAGCGCCTCGGTGTACCGCTCACGGCACGTGGCCAGCGCAGCCTGCTGGCCGTCCGTCCAGCCGCCGTGCCGTTGCAGGTCCTTGatcgtcgccaccgccgccgtgtaGTTGACCAGCGTCAGGTTCGTGGCGATCACGGCCAGCCCGTGTGTGTCGGCGGTGGCGCTCCCCGGCGCCGCCTGGAGCGTGGTCACGCAGACGGCCTCCAGTTCCTTGCGGAGCGATATGTTTTCCACCTTCGCGCACGTCTCCTCCACGATGGAGGCGAGCGCCACGTGGGAGACGACAAGGAGCACTAGGAGGATGGGGATGAGAAGCCTCGATGCCATTTTGGGTGTCTCGTTTGGGGAGAATGGAGAGGAGGCAAATCTTGAGGCTTTTGGTGGGTTTATGTAGTAAGATCCCGTGGGCAAATCGTGAGGCTTTAATTTGGTGGGTCTATGTAGTAAGATGAGGCAAATCTTGAGGCATAAATGGGAGATCAAATTTTGTGATACGCTGCTAAAATGGATTTTCTTTATGAAGTGACAATGGGAGATGAAATTTGTTGTGATAGGTGTATTTGCGCCATAAATGGATTTCCTTAATGAAGACGAACGAGTCTTGGTCATACTTTATTATGCTAGCAATAAACAAAAGAAGTGTCTTGCggcattttttttttcaattataTTATTCACCATAAACGTACAACTTCCAATGCGGGAATTAAGAAACATAAACGTTACCTCCTTCCTGAAATATAAACATTTATGGAAAGCTAAAAATACTTATATTTTAGAAGGGACTTAATACTGTTCAATGTTTAAGTTAACAGTGTAGAGCAGATCCTGGACTTTGGACCGCTTGCCCATCCAAGGTGGCCTCGCCGGCCTATGAGCCAGCTGTGCTAAATTGCCAACCACAGGAATAAGACACATTATTATCTTTGGATCTTCTTAATGAATGCACAGCTAATGGTAAGATAACATGACAAAAGGCAAAAGTAAATATATGCCTTTATCATGAAATAATTTTGACATAATTGGCCATAAATGTACTACTATCCAATGTACTGTGAGTTTGAAATGTAAAAGTGCATCGAATATATGATGTATTTTAAGGCACCTAGAAATTATTTTAGAACATCAAACACTTTTTGTCATAGCAGATGATGTAAAATAGAGCACACTTCCATCGTAGATGATGTAAAATAGGGTACCACACACGTATCAAGATCACCGTGAACATATCTACACGATTAAAATTTATTTATGCATGAATAATTTTGACATGTTGAGATAGAGCTTATTACACCAAGCATTTCGACCTATTGTTTTTGTATTTCTCATAATGCTTACAATCTTCACGGAGAATTCAATTTTACTGGGTCCATGTCGGAGACAGAGGGGTTCAAATCTATTGGATGCAATCTTATTTCTATCAATTCTTTAAATAACTATAGTAAAAACTAAGAAAACTTTTTTGCCGGCCTACAATTCTCCTTAAACTTATGTGCTTGGTCAGCATGGCTGGCTGCTCTCCTAACAACCAACCCTACGACAAAGGAGGGCAAAGAGGGTCTACGCGAGCTAGCATGTTGGATGTTGACGACTAATGGGCACCAAATAGGGGCTGCGCCATTTGTTATTGACCACTGGTCTGATGCAGGCAATGATGCCGAGCGGTGGCAAACGATGGTGTTTTGTGCGGGGAGGCTGCCGAGAGAGAGGGAGATGGAGAGGGGTCCATGGACTAGAGACTTGCCACATTTGCAATGGAGGGGTTTTTGTGGCTAGAGATGACCGGACGGTGTTGGAAGGACTTCGAATATGTGAGGTTGATTGGATCGATTGTGAACTTCCCAACAAGCTTTTGTCGGTTGAGAGGTGGTGGAGCTTCGCTGATGCCCAAAGGATCTCGATCAGGCCTAGCATAGCGGCACGAAATGATGTGGTAACTTTGGTTTCACGTGCACGGCAGAAGAATGGGGGGAGAGGGTATTGAGTGTGGCGACTAGGGTTACGTGCCGCATCATCTTTTCCGCGGCAGAAGAATGGGGGAGAGGGTATTGGCCTTTCGGGAAACATCGGAACGCCGCTTCGGCACCCTCCTTGAGCTTGTTGCTGTCTATACACACCTACGATCCAGGTCTGGTCTGATGTGCTGATCCCCTCCCTCTCACCTCAACTCTTCTACAGAGCGACCCTCGAGCCTGCAGTCATTTTCTTTTTCGAGCTTCCGAGCCTGTGGTTGGAAACCGATGCAAAAATAAATCAATCAATTAATCCACCGACATCGCCTCGAATCCAAATCCGAATACGAACCAGCGAAATAAACACATGTACTCACGTCCAACTCCAAGTACCAAACCAACCGAAACTGAATCAAAATTTAAACGAAACAGCATCTGGTGTACTCCACGACTCCATATATGAGTCGATCAATCATAGTCCGAGGTCCTGAACCAAGAACTTGGCAGTCCGTCTCGATCTGGGTGTTGTCATGCCCAAAATGACTCGCCGCCTAGATCGCTTGGATGCACGCTTTCCAATATGAAAAGCATTTTCAGCAAAACGTGTCAAGCCATCTCCCGATCAAGCGACCTCCCCTTCAGGCTTCAGCAACTTCTGAAACTTTAAAACCCAAAAACTGTAGTATCTGCTGTGCCGGTAGTCATCTCCTTCTCAGCAGCGTTCTTCTTGATTCTAGCATTCCACCATTGCCATAGGAGGGCTATCACCCGTATTTTGCACTGAGCGCTAGAAGATGGTTGACTAGCCTGTCACTTGTGCAGCCTGTACCGCATTGCTCTTTGCATTACAAAGGATGTTCAGTTTCTTAGACGAGACTCGTAAATTGTTCGACACACAGATTAAATGAGACTAATAAATCATTCACCTAAACAGATGAGACACATGAATTAATCAAGTTAGAAGTATAATATGTCCACTCTCAGATCTATTCCTCTCCTAACAGGTGGATCTAACAAGCTCAAGGCTGCCTAAGAACCTTGGAACCAAACAGGAAAGTGGACTTCGAACTGAATATGCACAGCAAAAGACACAATCAAACTCTAGGGAAATAATAAGCTCATCCATCGTACCGATGTAGTATATGAGACTACTATTGCATggctaagaagaagaagggatcCCGGTGTTTTCGTTGTGGGAAACCAGGACATTGTCTTAATGACTGCAGTGCTCAGATTTGTGATTGTTGTCAGAGCCCAGACCATGAATCAAGGAATTGTCCACTTCTGGTGGCACCTAAACCAACTATGGCCATGTATGGTTTAGCACATGAGGTGTTGATGTTTTGGGATACACCTTTGTCTGATTCAGTTAGGCCTAGATTGGAAAACACACACATGGGTCGTGTAACAATTTCTCGTGGTCAACTAGTCCGTGTTCAGCATTGTGACAGATTCAATGTACCCAACACTTAGGTGTCGATGACTTTTGATTTCTGGAAGAGGGTGGTTGAACCGGCTTTGGCGAGCCCAGGATGTTTGGGTGAGGATTTTTGATATTCCAGCAAATGTGTTGGATGATTACTTGGCATTATGGGCTCTTGGTACTTTGTTTGAAAAAACCAGAGGTATTGACATGAAGTTCACACGTGCTAATGAGGTACTGAGAATCCTCATTACTTGTCTTGATCCTACTTTGATTCCTAAGAAGATGGATGTGAGGATGAAGGATGATTTTTATAGATTAAGATTCGAGGTGGAAGGTTTAAACCCTGCTCTAGGGGCTGATGTGCACATGGATGATGCTCCAAATGGAGATGGTGATATGGAACATGATGGTTCTAAGGAGAATGATGAGGCTAATGGGAAAAGAAGTGACAGTAATATCGAGATGGAACAAAATGACAACATGGATAACAATGGAATGATGCTTCTCACATACAAGGAAATACTCTTTCTTTTGGGCCTAACTTCGGTTCTTTTGAATCTATCAAAATATTATCAGATTCCCACTGGTGGTGTTTAGCAAGAAATCCGTGGATGCTATACGGTATGAACCTCTATTCACTTCTGTCGGGGATTCTCAAAGTGGAGTGATGTCTCCTCCACTTGATATCAATTTGTCTGAGAAGACCTTTGATTCGACTGGGAAGTTTTCATCGGACAAACATGCAATGGAGGTACATGACTATGCTGAAAATATGGGTGCAGCCACGCCTGGGCCATCTGTGGGCTTCAGTTTGGGCCAGCCCATTATGCATGCCACTACGTCGATCACACATGCAGAGGCGACGTCGATCATTCGTCTGGGGGATGATGCTGTTAATTGTATAGCATCTCCTGGTGGAGTGTCAAAGGTACCTTTCACTGATTTAAATCATGTACTTGATTGCAATGTTGTTAATCATTTTGTTAATATTTCTACTGATCAAAAGGTGTCTGCAAATATTGATTCTAGCAAGCCAAATATGGAAGAGGTTATTGCTTTTGGAGGGATCAACTATGGATCAGAGATGGGGCTGAGGTCTAGTGATCGCCTTCGTGCACATCCAAACTCGGACCCGACTCAAATGGAGCGGGCAATGATGATTTCCCAAAAGCGTGACGAGCCACAAAATTTTGGTACACCCAAACCCTCACGTTTATCTTTCATGTCTTTTACAAATAAGCAAACAGTTGATAATGCAGCTAGGATTGGAATATCTATGGGTGATACACATGAACAAAAAATTGAGGCACCGAAATTGCTTAAATATATTGAGGAACAGCGATCTCTAATTTTCCTAAACAACTCGGAATTACAGAAATCTAATGAAGACATTCCTCACTGCCTTGCTGTAGCTAGAGCTTCTGTTTTATGTGAAGATTTAGAGGAGCATGAGGGACTGGTAAATGATAACCATGTGGAGGATCTActgccaaaaataaaaaaataagcaAAAAAAACGAAAAAAGGTCTTATGACAAGACCTAAGGTTAGGAGAAGTGAGAGAATTAAATATACTAGGAAAAATAAGTAAAtcaatggagggattgagaggttTAACTTGGAATAGCGAAGGTTTCAAGGATCCGGGTAAGCATCTTTCTGTGAAAGAGGCAATTCGGGATTATTCTCTTGATTTTATAGCTTTACTAGAATCAGAAAGATCCAAATTTACTGTGCCATTTTTGGATATCTTGCGGCGGGTAAGCATTTCACTTGGTTTTGTTTGCCACCCCATGGACGATCAGGAGGAATACTAGTAGGTATTAACACACAAACGATTAGTGTTAAAAAAGTTGATAATGGGGATTTCTGTGTAAAGCTTCATATTCGATCAAAATTTGATGGGTTTGAATGGGTTTTGGTACCTGTTTATGGCGCAGCCCAAGATAACCATAAAGCCGAGTTTTTATCTGAATTGGTTCGTATGTGTGAGCATGAGACTTTGCCTATACTTTTAACGGGTGATTTCAATATTTTGCGAAGAAAAGAGGAAAAAAGTAACAATAATTTCAACCCTCACTAGCCTTTCGTTTTTAACGCCATTATTGAAAATTTGAATTTAAGGGAGATTGTTCTCTCGGGACGACAATACACTTGGGCCAGCCGTAGACAAAACCCAACATATGAAAATTGGATAGGGTTTTGACAAGCGTTGAATGGAAGCAAAAATCCCCCTAGTCACTGTGAGCGCTTTAATTAGAGCTGGTTCAGATCATACTCCTTTGTTAATTGATTCTAGGCATCATGCTCACCTTGGAAATAagccaagactttcttttgagctTTCTTGGCTTCAACAGGAGGGGTTCCATGAAATGATAGTTGCCGAATGGGCTGCTGTGGCTAGTGGGATCTCTCCTATTGAGACTTGGCAAACAAAGATAAGACAACTTAGGAGTTTTTTTAGGGGTTGGGCGAAGAACTTAAGTGGAAAATATAGAAAAAAGGAACGCCTTTTAATGATTATTGATACACTAGATATTAAAGCTGAAAATTATCCACTCTCTGATGCCGAGAGAGAAAATTTGAAGAAGGCTCATGAATGTTTGAATAAACTTCATCGTGATGAGGAAACTAAATGGGCTCAGGGGGAAAAAGTGAAACATACACAGGAGGGTGGGAATAACACTAAATACTTCCATCTCATTGCTAGTGGAAAACATAGGAAGAAAAAGATTTTTCAGCTAGAACAAGATGAAGGTACTATTGTTGAGGATGATAACCTAAAAGTTTATATCACAGAATATTATAAACAGCTGTTtggtgaacctgagcataattctTTCTCTCTGATTGAGGATCATACAATAGGTATTCATCAATTATCTCCCAAGGAAAATACTATACTAACGGCTGATTTCACCGAAAATGAGGTCTTTGAAGCTATTTCAcaaatggaacataataaagcacCCGGTCCTGATGGATTTCCGGCTGAGTTTTATCAACATTTCTGGAGTGTTATCAAAGGTGATCTGAAGTCCAACTTATGTTCCCTAATTTCCTATTTAACAAACAGGTTTAGCAGTATCACCAAAACCACCCGGATTCCAATTTATACCTTTTATATTCTGCATTAAGAGTATTGTTTTTTAATTCGTTTCCTAGAACTCCTGCGAATATTGGtagtatctgatacgtctccgacgtatcgataatttcttatgttccatgccacattattgatgatatctacatgttttatgcatactttatgtcatatttatgcattttccggcactaacctattaacgagatgccaaagagccagttgctgttttctgctgtttttggtttcagaaatcctagtaaggaaatattctcggaattggacgaaatcaacgcccaggggcctattttgccacgaagcttccagaagaccgaagggaagacgaagtggggccacggggcgccgccacactagggcggcgcggcccagaggggtcccgcgtggccctagcgtgtggggcccccgtgtggccccctgacctgcccttccgtctacatatagtcttcgtcgcgaaacccccagtaccgagagccgcgatacggaaaaccttccagagacgccgccgccgccaatcccatctcgggggattcaggagatcgcctccggcaccctgccggagaggggaatcatctcccggaggactcttcaccgccatggtcgcctctggagtgatgagtgagtagttcacccctggactatgggtccatagcagtagttagatggtcatcttctcctaattgtgcttcattgtcgggtcttgtgagctgcctaacatgatcaagatcatctatctgtaatgctatatgttgtgtttgttgggatccgatggatagagaatactatgctatgttgattatcaatctattacctatgtgttgtttatgatcttgcatgctctccgttattagtagaggctctggccaagtttttactcttaactccaagagggagtatttatgctcgatagtgggttcatgcctccattaaatcgggacgatgtgagaaagttctaaggttgtggatgtgctgttgccactagggataaaacattgatgctatgtccgaggatgtagttattgattacattaagcaccatacttaatgcaattgtctgttgcttgcaacttaatactgaaaggggttcgaatgataacctgaaggtggactttttaggcatagatgcatgctggatagcggtctatgtactttgtcgtaatgcccaattaaatctcacaatattcatcatatcatgtatgtgcattgtcatgccctctttatttgtcaattgcccaactgtaatttgttcacccaacatgctatttattttatgggagggacacctctagtgaactatggaccccggtcctattcttttacatcgatacaatctactgcaatacttgttatactgttttctgcaaacaatcatcatccacactatacatctaatcctttgttacagcaagccggtgtaataacccagaacataggaacaacgaagggtagagttagaaatgggatgtgcatt
This region of Lolium perenne isolate Kyuss_39 chromosome 2, Kyuss_2.0, whole genome shotgun sequence genomic DNA includes:
- the LOC127332734 gene encoding uncharacterized protein; this translates as MASRLLIPILLVLLVVSHVALASIVEETCAKVENISLRKELEAVCVTTLQAAPGSATADTHGLAVIATNLTLVNYTAAVATIKDLQRHGGWTDGQQAALATCRERYTEALNAMHSAIHALATGQKQAYEDNMIAARRASTDCTAAAMAADKEESPLRKVNADAEHLTVVAMVIFFLLYL